One window from the genome of Deltaproteobacteria bacterium encodes:
- a CDS encoding menaquinone biosynthesis decarboxylase produces the protein MYFKDLRDYLKALANRNELKEIDVLVSPILEVAEIADRTMKSNGPALFFKNVESSSFPLVMNMFGTEKRTAFALGVASLNALQDRMKELIDQKAPESLLDKIKMLPLLKQISDFFPKTRSDGACHEVIINANPDLNILPIVKTWPLDGGKFITLPLVFTKDPETGIRNVGMYRMHVYDEKTTGMHWHVHKHGAGHFRRYKELGKRMDVAVAIGTDPQTLYAATAPLPDGIDEMIFAGFLREEPVELVKCITCDIEVPAYAEFILEGYVDTDELRTEGPFGDHTGYYSMEDKYPVFHITAITHRKNAIYPATIVGKPPMEDGYLGKASERFFLPLIKKMFPEIVDINLPIEGVFHNMAFVSIDKSIPGHARKIINALWGLGQFMFTKFIIVFDRDVNVQDIKEIIWRLGNNVDPLRDTIILSGPVDILNHAAPETGYGSKIGIDATKKLKEEGHLRQWPPDIVMPQEIKELVTKKWKEYGID, from the coding sequence ATGTATTTTAAAGATTTAAGAGATTATTTAAAAGCCCTTGCAAACAGGAACGAACTAAAGGAAATAGATGTACTGGTTTCTCCAATCCTTGAGGTCGCAGAGATCGCGGACAGGACAATGAAATCGAACGGGCCAGCACTTTTTTTCAAAAATGTAGAATCGAGTTCATTCCCGCTTGTGATGAACATGTTCGGCACAGAGAAAAGGACTGCATTCGCACTTGGAGTTGCCAGTTTAAATGCACTTCAGGATAGGATGAAGGAACTCATCGATCAGAAAGCACCTGAATCATTGCTGGACAAGATTAAGATGCTTCCCCTGTTAAAACAGATTTCAGACTTTTTTCCAAAAACACGGTCAGATGGTGCATGCCATGAAGTAATCATAAATGCCAACCCGGATCTCAATATACTGCCGATTGTAAAAACATGGCCGCTCGACGGAGGAAAGTTCATTACACTTCCACTCGTTTTTACAAAAGATCCGGAAACAGGCATAAGGAATGTCGGGATGTACAGAATGCATGTGTATGACGAAAAAACAACCGGCATGCACTGGCATGTTCACAAGCATGGTGCAGGACACTTCAGGAGGTATAAAGAACTCGGCAAACGTATGGATGTTGCAGTTGCAATAGGTACTGATCCACAAACGCTTTATGCCGCTACAGCACCATTGCCCGATGGAATCGATGAAATGATATTCGCGGGCTTTTTGAGAGAAGAGCCCGTGGAGCTGGTAAAGTGTATTACATGCGATATTGAAGTACCCGCATACGCAGAGTTTATTTTAGAGGGATATGTTGATACCGATGAATTAAGAACAGAGGGACCTTTTGGGGATCACACAGGTTATTATTCAATGGAAGATAAATACCCTGTTTTTCATATAACAGCGATAACACATAGAAAAAATGCCATATACCCTGCAACCATTGTCGGTAAGCCGCCTATGGAGGACGGATATCTGGGCAAGGCATCGGAAAGGTTTTTTCTGCCTTTGATCAAAAAGATGTTTCCTGAGATTGTTGATATCAACCTGCCAATCGAAGGGGTATTTCATAATATGGCCTTTGTAAGTATTGATAAATCCATTCCAGGCCATGCAAGAAAGATAATCAATGCATTATGGGGACTTGGGCAATTCATGTTCACGAAGTTTATAATCGTATTTGATAGGGATGTTAATGTACAGGACATAAAAGAGATTATATGGAGACTTGGTAATAATGTGGATCCTTTGAGGGATACAATTATACTGTCAGGTCCTGTTGATATATTAAATCATGCAGCACCTGAGACCGGGTACGGATCAAAGATAGGCATTGATGCTACAAAAAAGCTTAAGGAAGAAGGGCATCTGAGGCAGTGGCCGCCCGATATTGTAATGCCTCAAGAAATTAAAGAGCTGGTTACAAAAAAGTGGAAAGAGTACGGTATAGATTAA
- the radA gene encoding DNA repair protein RadA: MAEQKIEFICSSCGYNSPKWLGKCPSCGEWSTFVQFSHQENKRHKTDNAEAIRLKSISTQGQERFKTGIEELDRVLGGGIVKSALILIGGDPGIGKSTIALIASNALILSKRNCLYVTGEESLQQIKLRAKRLDITEELEVLAETDLDSILEVIEKQNYDVAVIDSIQTIESATTPAPRGSVAQLKEITDRLMRFSKRHNISFLLIGHVTKEGAIAGPKILEHMVDTVLYFEGDRNLNFRILRGIKNRFGSTNEIGVFEMTETGLKEIKNPSELFLTARNAPREGSAVFASIEGTRALLVEIQALVIASYLAMPRRTAVGIDQTRLSMLVAVLDKRAGLNLLGQDIYINVVGGVTVDEPASDLCVISALVSSYKRKSLDPSSVFIGEVGLTGEIRPVGMIDKRIKEAEKLGFKKAFIPDGNYKGIVKSDIELIRVKDVESFIDICF, translated from the coding sequence ATGGCTGAACAAAAAATAGAATTCATCTGCTCTTCCTGCGGTTACAACTCACCCAAATGGCTTGGAAAGTGTCCTTCCTGCGGGGAATGGAGCACTTTTGTTCAGTTCTCGCATCAGGAGAATAAAAGGCATAAAACAGATAATGCTGAAGCTATAAGGTTAAAATCCATCTCAACACAAGGACAGGAAAGATTTAAAACAGGGATAGAAGAACTTGACAGAGTACTTGGAGGCGGAATCGTAAAATCGGCATTAATACTGATTGGCGGGGATCCTGGTATTGGCAAATCAACCATCGCACTCATTGCCTCAAACGCCCTGATATTGTCAAAAAGAAACTGCCTGTATGTAACGGGTGAAGAATCTTTACAGCAGATCAAGCTGAGAGCTAAAAGACTTGATATAACCGAGGAGCTTGAGGTACTTGCGGAAACAGACCTGGACAGTATATTAGAGGTTATAGAAAAGCAGAACTATGATGTTGCTGTCATTGATTCCATCCAGACAATAGAGAGTGCTACAACACCTGCACCAAGGGGAAGCGTTGCTCAATTAAAAGAGATCACCGATAGGCTTATGAGGTTTTCCAAGCGGCACAATATAAGTTTTTTGCTTATCGGTCATGTAACAAAAGAAGGTGCAATTGCGGGTCCAAAAATTCTTGAACACATGGTTGATACGGTGCTTTATTTCGAAGGCGATAGAAATCTTAACTTTAGAATACTCCGGGGCATAAAAAACAGATTTGGTTCAACAAACGAGATCGGTGTTTTTGAGATGACAGAAACAGGACTTAAAGAAATAAAAAACCCATCAGAGCTTTTTCTGACAGCGAGAAACGCGCCCAGAGAAGGCTCCGCCGTATTTGCAAGCATAGAAGGCACAAGGGCATTGCTTGTCGAGATACAGGCGCTTGTAATCGCAAGCTATCTTGCTATGCCGAGACGAACTGCCGTCGGCATTGACCAGACGAGATTATCAATGCTTGTTGCTGTTCTCGACAAAAGGGCAGGCTTAAACCTGTTGGGACAGGACATATATATTAACGTAGTAGGCGGTGTAACGGTTGATGAACCAGCATCTGATCTATGTGTGATCTCGGCACTCGTCTCAAGTTATAAAAGGAAGAGCCTTGATCCTTCCTCTGTGTTTATTGGTGAAGTAGGTCTTACAGGCGAGATCAGGCCGGTTGGTATGATAGACAAACGTATAAAAGAGGCTGAAAAACTTGGATTTAAAAAGGCGTTCATTCCTGACGGCAATTATAAAGGTATTGTTAAATCAGATATTGAGTTGATCAGGGTAAAGGATGTTGAGTCATTTATCGATATCTGCTTTTAG
- a CDS encoding ABC transporter ATP-binding protein codes for MAILDVKDLKVYYKARGFLSKQETKAVDGVSLFINEHETLGLVGESGSGKSTLGKAVLLLVKPTSGTIMFDGMNILEANRASLKQFRRQAQIVFQDPYSSLNPRMKAGNIIADPMRVHKIAKGRVLKYRVIDLLSTVGLPQTAYNKYPFAFSGGQRQRISIARALSLNPRFIVADEPVSALDISIQAQLLNLFKEIQEKQAVSYLFISHDLRVVAFISHRIAVMYLGKIVESASKMEIIKNPIHPYSRLLLSSMPSKDRKSSEYSNITAPPVRGCRFYPRCTYAKPICRDEEPVLKEVAPAHTVACYLY; via the coding sequence ATGGCGATTTTAGATGTTAAAGATTTAAAAGTTTATTACAAAGCACGCGGTTTTTTAAGCAAACAGGAAACAAAAGCTGTTGATGGAGTAAGCCTGTTTATAAACGAGCATGAAACACTCGGACTTGTTGGGGAAAGCGGCTCCGGGAAATCAACGTTGGGGAAAGCAGTTTTATTGCTTGTGAAACCGACATCTGGGACCATAATGTTTGATGGTATGAATATACTTGAGGCAAACAGGGCTTCACTAAAACAATTCAGAAGACAGGCACAAATAGTGTTTCAGGACCCGTACAGTTCTCTTAATCCAAGGATGAAGGCGGGCAATATTATAGCCGATCCAATGCGTGTGCATAAGATCGCAAAAGGCAGGGTTTTAAAATATAGAGTAATAGATTTATTATCAACTGTCGGATTACCCCAAACGGCTTATAACAAATATCCATTCGCTTTCTCAGGCGGACAAAGACAGAGGATAAGCATTGCAAGAGCCTTGTCTTTAAATCCAAGATTTATTGTTGCCGATGAACCCGTTTCTGCACTTGACATATCCATACAGGCACAGCTTCTGAATCTGTTTAAAGAGATACAGGAAAAACAAGCTGTCAGTTATTTATTCATCTCACACGACTTAAGAGTTGTTGCTTTTATTTCACACAGGATAGCTGTTATGTATCTTGGTAAGATAGTGGAATCTGCTTCTAAAATGGAAATTATAAAAAATCCGATTCATCCTTACTCAAGGCTTTTATTATCCAGTATGCCCTCAAAAGATCGCAAGTCTTCAGAGTATTCGAACATTACCGCACCACCGGTCAGAGGATGCAGGTTTTACCCGAGATGTACTTATGCAAAACCCATATGCAGAGATGAGGAACCAGTACTAAAGGAAGTTGCGCCGGCCCATACGGTCGCCTGTTATTTATACTAA
- a CDS encoding class I SAM-dependent methyltransferase translates to MRRQNKYEDKKDIVTSDLELDRLYKALNDIERACKKNPGFNNLIGWEMEWRKYPALFDILDKHSEQYYLKQLEKDIYMKHITPFLKNLQKGAYALDAGSGIGRFGIELAKMGYHVALVDNVKSSLKIALKHFAKHKIKMFELYHANIDSMYRLFKDNTFDAVFAIESVCYTSDPLKTMKELLRVTKKNGFLFVSVEGLYGAILSDPQIPENMLLKLIGTGVLSMDQNVHTHYYTKQGFEQLLKKGGATIVNIHGTHYVPEGIFSRLIDMPKLPSTGYRKRIAKIEAWLKSSPEFNNLARSWLGIIRK, encoded by the coding sequence ATGAGAAGACAAAATAAATATGAGGATAAAAAAGATATTGTTACTTCCGATCTGGAGCTTGACAGGCTTTATAAAGCACTGAATGATATTGAGCGTGCATGTAAGAAAAACCCGGGGTTTAATAACCTTATAGGCTGGGAGATGGAATGGAGGAAATATCCTGCGCTTTTTGACATACTTGATAAACATTCCGAGCAGTATTATTTAAAACAGCTTGAAAAAGATATATACATGAAACATATAACACCATTTTTAAAAAACCTGCAAAAAGGCGCTTACGCACTTGATGCGGGATCAGGGATCGGCAGGTTTGGTATCGAGCTTGCAAAAATGGGTTATCATGTAGCGCTCGTGGATAATGTTAAAAGCTCATTAAAAATTGCGCTTAAACATTTCGCTAAACATAAAATAAAGATGTTTGAGCTGTATCATGCAAATATTGATAGTATGTATCGGTTGTTTAAGGACAATACATTTGATGCCGTCTTTGCTATTGAATCGGTATGCTATACCTCTGATCCTCTAAAGACAATGAAGGAGCTTCTCAGGGTGACCAAAAAAAATGGATTTTTATTTGTATCCGTAGAAGGGCTTTATGGGGCAATCCTGTCAGACCCTCAAATACCGGAGAATATGCTTTTAAAGCTTATTGGTACGGGTGTATTGTCAATGGATCAGAATGTGCATACGCATTACTACACAAAACAAGGATTTGAGCAGTTACTTAAAAAGGGCGGTGCAACAATAGTTAACATACATGGTACTCATTATGTTCCCGAAGGTATATTTAGCAGGCTTATTGATATGCCTAAATTACCATCAACCGGATATAGAAAAAGGATTGCAAAAATTGAAGCATGGCTTAAGAGCTCACCCGAATTTAATAACCTCGCGAGAAGCTGGCTTGGGATAATAAGAAAATGA